One Nocardioidaceae bacterium SCSIO 66511 genomic window carries:
- a CDS encoding DivIVA domain-containing protein → MPLTPEDVRNKRFTPVRLREGYDMGEVDQFLDEVEAELKRLTDENQDLRNKLSAASSAGAPATSVSEETKVTQAPTPAPAPEPTPAPAPAPIPAPTPAPVAPAVESTGSVGEASTAATRLLEIATKNADELVEGAKNEADRILAEARMKAERLENESRSKADRLESDARVRAQKLDSETAERRQQLFGDLEKERDNLNIEVERLRAFEREYRSRLKGYFTEQLQTLEAGSSVAESAAAPASAPAGAEHTPRRLRSLFGDEDTTAR, encoded by the coding sequence ATGCCGCTGACGCCTGAGGACGTGCGTAATAAGCGCTTTACGCCTGTCCGTCTCCGTGAGGGCTACGACATGGGAGAGGTCGACCAGTTCCTCGATGAGGTCGAGGCTGAGCTGAAGCGCCTCACCGACGAGAACCAGGATCTTCGCAACAAGCTCTCTGCCGCGTCGTCGGCGGGCGCCCCTGCGACATCGGTCTCGGAGGAGACGAAGGTGACGCAGGCACCAACGCCCGCGCCCGCGCCCGAGCCGACCCCTGCACCGGCACCGGCTCCGATCCCTGCCCCGACCCCCGCTCCGGTGGCACCGGCCGTCGAGTCGACCGGTTCGGTCGGCGAGGCGTCGACCGCCGCGACCCGGCTGCTTGAGATCGCGACGAAGAACGCCGACGAGCTGGTCGAGGGTGCCAAGAACGAGGCCGACCGCATTCTGGCCGAGGCCCGGATGAAGGCCGAGCGCCTGGAGAACGAGTCCCGTAGCAAAGCCGACCGGCTCGAGTCCGATGCCCGCGTACGCGCGCAGAAGCTCGACTCGGAGACCGCCGAGCGCCGCCAGCAGCTGTTCGGCGACCTCGAGAAGGAGCGCGACAACCTCAACATCGAGGTCGAGCGTCTCCGTGCGTTCGAGCGCGAGTACCGCAGCCGCCTCAAGGGCTACTTCACCGAGCAGCTGCAGACGCTCGAGGCAGGTTCCAGCGTCGCCGAGTCGGCGGCTGCGCCGGCATCGGCGCCCGCCGGCGCCGAGCACACGCCGCGCCGTCTTCGCTCGCTGTTCGGCGACGAGGACACCACCGCTCGCTGA
- a CDS encoding TraR/DksA family transcriptional regulator produces the protein MGEVRAELESDRDRLRGEIERSERDLQALLREGVDGAGNDQADVGSNSLERDAEMSLAQSHRELLRQVEHALGRIHDGTYGSCESCGNPIGKMRLMAFPRATLCMTCKQREERR, from the coding sequence CTGGGAGAGGTACGCGCCGAGCTCGAAAGCGACCGCGACCGACTGCGCGGCGAGATCGAGAGGTCCGAACGCGACCTCCAGGCGTTGCTGCGCGAAGGCGTCGACGGTGCGGGCAACGACCAGGCCGACGTCGGTTCGAACAGCCTGGAGCGCGACGCCGAGATGTCGCTCGCGCAGAGCCACCGAGAGCTGCTCCGGCAGGTCGAGCATGCGCTCGGGCGAATCCACGACGGTACGTACGGCTCCTGCGAGTCGTGTGGCAATCCGATCGGCAAGATGCGGCTGATGGCGTTCCCTCGTGCGACACTGTGCATGACATGCAAGCAGCGCGAGGAACGCCGCTGA
- the ileS gene encoding isoleucine--tRNA ligase, translating to MSSDPNDRHDAGYPAVPAHVDLPAVELEVLEQWRDDATFERTLRERAGAPRWTFYEGPPTANGTPGTHHVEARVFKDVFPRFKTMRGYLVERKGGWDCHGLPVEIAVEKELGFNGKPDIEAFGVAEFNAKCREAVLRNVDLFEEMTDRMGYWVDTDDPYRTMDSSYVQSVWWALQQIFDKGLLVQDYRIAPYCPRCGTALSDHELAQGYETVSDPSVYVRLPLTSGPYAGQAALLIWTTTPWTLPSNALVAARADVTYVTATNGDETLVVAEELMADVLGEGWTKVDSFTGAEMVGWTYQRPFEIVDWPGRGHFVVNEEYVTTDDGTGLVHQATVYGADDFESVRRNGVELVNPIDTRGRFDDALDLVGGMFFKKADAVLVDDLQTRGLLYRHVPYEHSYPHCWRCHTPLMYYGLPSWYIRTTQIKDQLLAENADTNWYPETIKWGRYGDWLNNNIDWGLSRNRYWGTPLPIWRNDENPDDLICVGSLQELSELTGRDLADLDPHRPYIDDITFTRDGVGGTYRRVPEVIDAWFDSGSMPFAQWGYPHAPGSKELFERAYPSQYICEAIDQTRGWFYSLMAVGTLVFGQSSYENVVCLGHILAEDGRKMSKHLGNILLPMPLMAEHGADAVRWFMACSGSPWQARRIGHAALQEIVRKVLLTYWNTVAFHVLYARTAGWSPAAEATPLADRHVLDRWLTSQTNALVRDVTTAMDDFDTQRAGALLAGFVDDLSNWYVRRSRRRFWDGDDGALRTLHETLDVLTRLLAPIVPFITERVWRDVVASVDPSAPTSVHLAAWPTYDAALVDDALGQQVDIARRVTELGRAARADAKVKTRQPLRRALVGSATWTNLGEELRRDICEELNVGTIESLADAGDDLVAYSAKGNFRSLGKRFAKQTPQVAAAVAAADAESLAADLRDAGTATVQVDGEPVTVGPDDVIISERPREGWSVVNDRGETVALDLELTSELRRAGLAREVVRTLQEARKNAGLDVTDRIRVRWSADGDLAEAVREHGSEIATEVLAVEFVEFDEPLTHTGRDDALGLGFSLDRR from the coding sequence ATGAGTAGCGACCCCAACGATCGGCACGACGCCGGATACCCGGCCGTCCCGGCCCACGTCGACCTTCCCGCCGTCGAGCTCGAGGTGCTGGAGCAGTGGCGCGACGACGCGACGTTCGAGCGCACCCTGCGCGAGCGCGCCGGAGCACCGCGCTGGACCTTCTACGAGGGTCCGCCGACCGCCAACGGCACGCCGGGCACCCACCATGTCGAGGCACGCGTCTTCAAGGATGTATTCCCGCGGTTCAAGACCATGCGCGGCTACCTGGTCGAGCGCAAGGGCGGCTGGGACTGCCACGGGCTCCCCGTCGAGATCGCCGTCGAGAAGGAGCTCGGCTTCAACGGCAAACCCGATATCGAGGCGTTCGGCGTCGCCGAGTTCAATGCCAAATGCCGCGAGGCAGTGCTCCGCAACGTCGATCTCTTCGAGGAGATGACCGACCGGATGGGCTACTGGGTCGACACCGACGACCCGTACCGCACCATGGACTCCTCGTACGTGCAGAGCGTCTGGTGGGCGTTGCAGCAGATCTTCGACAAGGGACTGCTCGTCCAGGACTACCGGATCGCGCCGTACTGCCCGCGCTGCGGCACTGCGCTGTCCGACCATGAGCTCGCACAGGGGTACGAGACGGTCAGCGACCCCTCGGTCTACGTACGCCTACCGCTGACCTCGGGCCCGTACGCCGGGCAGGCCGCACTCCTGATCTGGACCACGACGCCGTGGACGCTGCCGAGCAACGCGCTCGTCGCGGCGCGGGCAGACGTGACGTACGTGACCGCGACCAACGGCGACGAGACCCTGGTCGTCGCCGAGGAGCTGATGGCCGATGTCCTCGGCGAAGGCTGGACGAAGGTCGACTCGTTCACCGGCGCCGAGATGGTCGGCTGGACCTACCAGCGGCCGTTCGAGATCGTGGACTGGCCCGGTCGCGGCCACTTCGTGGTCAACGAGGAGTACGTCACGACCGACGACGGCACCGGGCTGGTGCATCAGGCGACCGTCTACGGCGCCGACGACTTCGAGTCGGTGCGGCGCAACGGCGTCGAGCTGGTCAACCCGATCGACACCCGCGGGCGCTTCGACGACGCCCTCGACCTGGTCGGCGGGATGTTCTTCAAGAAGGCCGACGCCGTACTCGTCGACGACCTGCAGACGCGCGGCCTGCTCTACCGGCACGTCCCGTACGAGCACTCGTATCCGCACTGCTGGCGCTGCCACACGCCGTTGATGTACTACGGCCTGCCGTCGTGGTACATCCGCACGACCCAGATCAAGGACCAGCTGCTCGCCGAGAACGCCGATACGAACTGGTATCCCGAGACGATCAAATGGGGCCGCTACGGCGACTGGCTCAACAACAACATCGACTGGGGTCTCTCCCGCAACCGTTACTGGGGCACGCCGCTGCCCATCTGGCGCAACGACGAGAATCCCGACGACCTGATCTGCGTCGGCTCCTTGCAGGAGCTGTCCGAGCTGACCGGCCGCGATCTCGCCGACCTCGACCCGCACCGCCCCTACATCGACGACATCACGTTCACTCGCGACGGCGTCGGCGGCACGTACCGCCGAGTGCCGGAGGTGATCGACGCGTGGTTCGACTCCGGATCGATGCCGTTCGCCCAGTGGGGATACCCGCATGCGCCGGGCTCGAAAGAGCTGTTCGAGCGGGCGTACCCGTCGCAGTACATCTGCGAGGCGATCGACCAGACGCGTGGGTGGTTCTACTCGCTGATGGCCGTCGGCACCTTGGTGTTCGGGCAGTCGTCGTACGAGAACGTCGTCTGTCTCGGGCACATCCTGGCCGAGGACGGCCGCAAGATGAGCAAGCACCTCGGCAACATCTTGCTACCCATGCCGCTGATGGCCGAGCACGGCGCCGATGCGGTCCGCTGGTTCATGGCCTGCTCCGGGTCACCGTGGCAGGCCCGCCGCATCGGGCACGCGGCGCTGCAGGAGATCGTCCGCAAGGTGCTGCTGACGTACTGGAACACCGTCGCCTTCCATGTCCTGTACGCGCGTACGGCGGGCTGGTCGCCTGCCGCGGAGGCGACGCCGCTCGCCGACCGCCACGTACTCGACCGCTGGCTCACGTCGCAGACGAACGCTCTCGTACGCGACGTCACCACGGCGATGGACGACTTCGACACCCAGCGCGCCGGCGCGCTGCTCGCGGGGTTCGTCGACGATCTGTCGAACTGGTACGTCCGCCGCTCCCGCCGCAGGTTCTGGGACGGCGACGACGGCGCGCTGCGTACGCTGCACGAGACGCTCGATGTGCTCACTCGGCTGCTCGCACCGATCGTCCCGTTCATCACCGAGCGCGTGTGGCGCGACGTCGTGGCCTCGGTCGACCCGTCGGCACCGACGTCTGTGCACCTCGCGGCGTGGCCGACCTACGACGCTGCGCTGGTCGATGACGCCCTCGGCCAGCAGGTCGATATCGCCCGGCGCGTCACGGAGCTCGGCCGGGCTGCCCGCGCCGATGCGAAGGTGAAGACGCGCCAGCCGCTACGGCGTGCGCTGGTCGGCTCCGCGACCTGGACGAACCTCGGCGAGGAGCTGCGCCGCGATATCTGCGAGGAGCTGAACGTCGGGACGATCGAGTCGCTCGCGGACGCCGGTGACGATCTGGTCGCGTACTCCGCCAAGGGCAACTTCCGCTCGCTCGGCAAGCGTTTCGCGAAGCAGACTCCGCAGGTCGCAGCCGCAGTAGCGGCAGCTGACGCGGAGTCACTGGCCGCTGACCTGCGCGACGCGGGTACGGCCACCGTGCAGGTCGACGGCGAGCCCGTGACCGTCGGTCCCGATGACGTCATCATCTCGGAGCGGCCCCGCGAAGGCTGGTCGGTCGTCAACGACCGCGGCGAAACTGTCGCCCTCGACCTCGAGCTCACCAGCGAGCTACGACGTGCCGGGCTGGCCCGGGAGGTCGTGCGGACCCTACAGGAGGCCCGCAAGAACGCTGGGCTCGACGTCACCGACCGGATCCGGGTCCGTTGGTCAGCCGACGGAGACCTCGCCGAGGCCGTACGCGAGCACGGTTCGGAGATCGCCACGGAAGTGCTGGCCGTCGAGTTCGTCGAGTTCGACGAGCCGCTGACCCACACCGGCCGCGACGACGCACTCGGCCTCGGGTTCTCCCTCGACCGTCGCTGA
- the lspA gene encoding signal peptidase II: MQAARGTPLSGEQPQDHPVDRPRRLGLFVIVVVVAYAVDVVTKIIAVAELEGPPVKTVTVIPHVLDLTLVRNSGAAFGIATGFTAVLTAIAAGVCLVVVRMAGKLRDPIWAFALGLLLAGALGNLTDRLVRSPGPMRGHVVDFLALPNWPVFNFADCCVTVAAVLIAIQSFRGIALDGHRVNDDGDPDEPADDE; this comes from the coding sequence ATGCAAGCAGCGCGAGGAACGCCGCTGAGCGGCGAACAACCCCAGGACCACCCCGTCGACCGGCCACGCCGGCTCGGCTTGTTCGTGATCGTGGTCGTCGTGGCGTACGCCGTCGACGTCGTGACCAAGATCATCGCAGTTGCCGAGCTCGAGGGCCCGCCGGTCAAGACGGTTACCGTGATCCCACACGTTCTCGATCTCACGCTGGTCCGCAACTCCGGCGCCGCATTCGGCATCGCGACCGGCTTCACCGCGGTGCTGACCGCGATCGCGGCGGGCGTTTGCCTCGTCGTGGTGCGAATGGCCGGTAAGCTCCGCGACCCGATCTGGGCGTTCGCGCTCGGTCTGCTGCTCGCGGGAGCGCTCGGTAACCTCACGGACCGGCTCGTCCGTTCGCCGGGGCCGATGCGCGGTCACGTCGTCGACTTCCTGGCGCTGCCGAACTGGCCGGTGTTCAACTTCGCGGATTGCTGTGTCACGGTCGCGGCCGTGCTGATCGCGATTCAGTCGTTCCGTGGCATCGCCCTTGACGGCCACCGGGTGAACGACGACGGCGACCCCGACGAGCCCGCGGACGACGAGTGA
- a CDS encoding YggT family protein: MATVGSIIGLVLWACILILIARFILDWVQVLARSWHPRGVMLVFCEIIYSATDPPLRVVRRAIPPMRLGAVALDLSPMILLIGLYLLQIINSAVFFSV; this comes from the coding sequence ATGGCGACAGTTGGCTCGATCATCGGCCTGGTTCTGTGGGCCTGCATCCTGATCCTCATAGCGCGCTTCATCCTGGACTGGGTCCAGGTACTCGCTCGGTCCTGGCATCCGCGCGGGGTCATGTTGGTCTTCTGCGAGATCATCTACTCGGCCACCGACCCGCCGCTGCGTGTCGTACGACGGGCGATTCCTCCGATGCGGCTCGGCGCGGTGGCACTCGACCTGTCCCCGATGATTCTGTTGATCGGGCTCTACCTGCTCCAGATCATCAACAGCGCGGTCTTCTTCTCGGTCTGA
- the dnaE gene encoding DNA polymerase III subunit alpha, with protein MPSDSSFVHLHVHTEYSMLDGAARITDMVARTADQGMPAIAMTDHGNVFGAYEFYKQARSAGVKPIIGMEAYLTPNTSRYERKRVRWNKGGDDDVSGGGAYTHMTLLARNTAGMHNLFRLASRSSIEGFFYKPRADRELLAEYADGLIGTTGCPSGEVQTWLRIGDYEKARASAAEFRDIFGADNFFLELMDHGLSIEARVRDGLLRLGKDLNLPMIATNDSHYTDAADATAHEALLCVQSGSTLADPNRFKLDGGGYYIKTAQEMRELWGGQGLEEACDNTLLVAERCEVEFTEGEGRFMPRFPCPDGEDESSWFIKEVDRGLKERFPDGVPQYAVDQVKLETEVIIGKGYPGYFLVVADFINWAKERGIRVGPGRGSGAGSMCAYAMRITDLDPIPHGLIFERFLNPERDSMPDFDIDFDERRRGEVIKYVTEKYGDDRVSYIVTYGTIKAKQALKDSSRVQGYPFSMGEKLTKAMPPAVMGKDIPLSGMFDKDHKRYAEAGEFRSLIEGDPDSAKVFQTARGLEGLKRQWGVHAAGIIMSSEPLADIVPLMKREQDGAIITQFDYPGCESLGLVKMDFLGLRNLTVLDDAVANVRTNRGDEVVLEDLPLDDPEAYALLSRGDTLGVFQLDGGPMRSLIRLMKPDNFEDISALIALYRPGPMGADSHTNYALRKIGRQKIEPIHPELAEPLDEILSTSYGLIIYQEQVMAIAQKVAGYSLGQADLLRRAMGKKKKEVLDAEYESFESGMRERGYSADAVKTLWDILLPFSDYAFNKAHSAAYGVISYWTAYLKAHYPAEYMAALLTSVKGDKDKSAIYLNECRRMGIKVLPPDVNDSESNFTAVDVDIRFGLSAVRNVGHNVVRGIIEGREENGRYSDFADFMDKVPTTVCNKRVIESLIKAGAFDSMKHARRALVTVHEEAVDQYVDVKRNEAIGQDSLFGGLSDEDSFGGMAVTVPEIEEWEKQTLLGYEREMLGLYVSDHPLFGLEHVLRASGDCSIGDLVTDEERPDGSNVTVAGLITNVTRKLTRKGDTWALVTLEDLEGAVNVMLFPSSYQLAAPMLAEDAIVTIKGRLKRGDDVPELIGSEVHAPDLSTEVSGPVVVSIPTARCTSHTVEQLKEVLSAHPGVNDVHLRLLGRSGSKLMRLDDRLRVTPGAALTADLKALLGPNCLAQ; from the coding sequence ATGCCCAGCGACTCGTCTTTCGTGCACCTGCACGTCCACACTGAGTACTCCATGCTGGACGGCGCGGCGCGGATCACCGACATGGTCGCGCGCACTGCCGACCAGGGCATGCCCGCGATCGCGATGACCGACCACGGCAACGTCTTCGGCGCGTACGAGTTCTACAAGCAGGCGCGCTCCGCGGGCGTCAAGCCGATCATCGGCATGGAGGCCTACCTCACGCCCAACACCAGCCGCTACGAACGCAAACGGGTGCGCTGGAACAAGGGCGGCGACGACGATGTGTCGGGCGGTGGGGCGTACACCCACATGACCTTGCTCGCCCGCAACACCGCCGGCATGCACAACCTGTTCCGGCTCGCGTCGCGATCCAGCATCGAGGGGTTCTTCTACAAGCCGCGGGCCGACCGCGAGCTGCTGGCCGAGTACGCCGACGGTCTGATCGGCACGACCGGATGCCCGTCCGGCGAGGTGCAGACCTGGCTGCGCATCGGCGACTACGAGAAAGCCCGCGCATCGGCGGCAGAGTTCCGCGACATCTTCGGCGCCGACAACTTCTTCCTCGAGCTGATGGACCACGGTCTTTCCATCGAGGCCCGCGTACGCGACGGCCTGCTGCGCCTCGGTAAAGACCTGAACCTCCCGATGATCGCGACCAACGACTCGCACTACACCGACGCGGCCGACGCGACCGCGCATGAGGCGCTGCTGTGCGTGCAGTCGGGCAGCACGCTTGCCGATCCGAATCGGTTCAAGCTCGACGGTGGCGGCTACTACATCAAGACCGCGCAGGAGATGCGCGAGCTGTGGGGCGGCCAGGGCCTCGAGGAGGCGTGCGACAACACGTTGCTCGTCGCGGAGCGGTGCGAGGTCGAGTTCACCGAGGGCGAGGGCCGGTTCATGCCGCGCTTCCCGTGCCCCGACGGCGAAGACGAGTCGTCCTGGTTCATCAAGGAGGTCGATCGCGGTCTCAAGGAGCGCTTCCCCGACGGTGTGCCGCAGTACGCCGTCGACCAGGTGAAGCTCGAGACCGAGGTGATCATCGGCAAGGGCTACCCGGGCTACTTCCTGGTCGTCGCCGACTTCATCAACTGGGCGAAGGAGCGCGGCATCCGCGTCGGCCCCGGCCGTGGTTCGGGTGCGGGCTCGATGTGCGCGTACGCGATGCGCATCACCGACCTCGACCCGATCCCGCACGGGCTGATCTTCGAGCGGTTCCTCAACCCCGAGCGCGACTCGATGCCCGACTTCGACATCGACTTCGACGAGCGCCGGCGCGGCGAGGTGATCAAGTACGTCACCGAGAAGTACGGCGACGACCGAGTCTCGTACATCGTCACGTACGGCACGATCAAGGCGAAGCAGGCGCTCAAGGACTCCTCCCGGGTGCAGGGCTACCCGTTCTCGATGGGGGAGAAGCTCACCAAGGCGATGCCGCCCGCGGTGATGGGTAAAGACATCCCCTTATCGGGCATGTTCGACAAGGACCACAAGCGTTACGCGGAGGCCGGCGAGTTCCGGTCCCTGATCGAGGGCGACCCCGATAGCGCCAAGGTGTTCCAGACCGCCCGTGGCCTGGAGGGTCTGAAGCGGCAGTGGGGTGTCCACGCCGCGGGCATCATCATGTCCAGCGAGCCGCTCGCCGACATCGTTCCGCTGATGAAGCGCGAGCAGGACGGCGCCATCATCACCCAGTTCGACTATCCCGGGTGCGAGTCGCTCGGGCTGGTCAAGATGGACTTCCTCGGGCTGCGCAACCTGACGGTCCTCGACGACGCCGTCGCCAACGTACGCACCAACCGCGGCGACGAGGTCGTACTCGAGGATCTCCCGCTCGATGACCCCGAGGCGTACGCCCTGCTGTCTCGTGGCGACACGCTCGGCGTCTTCCAGCTCGACGGCGGGCCGATGCGCTCGCTGATCCGGTTGATGAAGCCCGACAACTTCGAAGACATCTCGGCGTTGATCGCGCTGTACCGACCGGGCCCGATGGGCGCCGACTCGCATACGAACTACGCGCTGCGCAAGATCGGCAGACAGAAGATCGAGCCGATCCATCCCGAGCTCGCCGAGCCGCTCGACGAGATCCTGTCCACCTCGTACGGCCTGATCATCTACCAAGAGCAGGTGATGGCCATCGCGCAGAAGGTCGCGGGCTATTCACTTGGCCAGGCGGATCTGCTGCGGCGCGCGATGGGCAAGAAGAAGAAGGAAGTGCTCGACGCGGAGTACGAGTCCTTCGAGTCCGGCATGCGCGAGCGCGGATACTCCGCCGATGCGGTCAAGACGCTGTGGGACATCCTGCTGCCGTTCTCGGACTACGCGTTCAACAAGGCGCACTCCGCGGCGTACGGAGTCATCTCGTACTGGACCGCCTACCTCAAGGCGCATTACCCGGCCGAGTACATGGCCGCACTGCTGACCAGCGTCAAGGGCGACAAGGACAAATCGGCGATCTACCTCAACGAGTGCCGCCGGATGGGCATCAAGGTCTTGCCACCCGACGTCAACGACTCGGAGTCCAACTTCACCGCGGTCGACGTCGACATCCGCTTCGGGCTGTCGGCGGTACGCAACGTCGGCCACAACGTCGTCCGAGGCATCATCGAGGGTCGCGAAGAGAACGGCCGTTACAGCGACTTCGCCGACTTCATGGACAAAGTGCCGACCACGGTGTGCAACAAGCGCGTGATCGAGTCCTTGATCAAAGCGGGCGCCTTCGACTCGATGAAGCATGCGCGGCGTGCACTCGTGACGGTTCACGAGGAGGCCGTCGACCAGTACGTCGACGTCAAGCGCAATGAGGCCATCGGTCAGGACTCCCTGTTCGGCGGGCTGTCCGACGAAGACTCTTTCGGAGGAATGGCCGTCACCGTTCCCGAGATCGAGGAGTGGGAGAAGCAGACGCTGCTCGGCTACGAGCGCGAGATGCTCGGGTTGTACGTCTCCGACCACCCGTTGTTCGGGCTGGAGCACGTCCTACGAGCGAGCGGCGACTGCTCGATCGGAGACCTCGTCACCGATGAAGAGCGCCCCGACGGCTCGAATGTCACCGTCGCCGGCCTGATCACCAACGTGACCCGCAAGCTGACGCGTAAAGGCGACACGTGGGCATTGGTGACACTCGAGGACCTCGAGGGCGCGGTCAACGTGATGCTGTTCCCGTCCTCGTACCAGCTGGCCGCGCCGATGCTCGCCGAGGACGCGATCGTCACGATCAAGGGCCGGCTCAAGCGCGGCGACGACGTACCCGAGCTGATCGGCAGCGAGGTGCACGCGCCCGATCTGTCCACCGAGGTGAGCGGGCCGGTGGTCGTCTCGATCCCGACGGCGCGGTGTACCAGCCATACGGTCGAGCAGCTCAAGGAGGTGCTGTCGGCCCACCCGGGTGTCAACGACGTGCACCTACGCCTGCTCGGGCGATCGGGCAGTAAGTTGATGCGTCTCGACGACCGTTTGCGAGTGACACCGGGGGCCGCGCTGACCGCGGATCTGAAGGCACTGCTCGGCCCGAACTGTCTCGCACAGTGA
- a CDS encoding YggS family pyridoxal phosphate-dependent enzyme, whose product MTRREEIAARLTAVRERIASACAEAGRAPDDVRLIVVTKTYPSSDVTLLASLGVSDVGENRHPEAERKRAEVGADGAGLTWHFVGGLQTNKADAVARYTDVVHSVDRLRLVRALGKGAEKAGRVIDVLVQVNLEGRDDDPGGRAGADPGDVEEIAAAVEEHPALRLRGTMAVAPLGGDAGDAFTRLRKCADALAEKYPHATIMSAGMSGDLEAAIKAGATHVRIGRAVLGERPPLR is encoded by the coding sequence GTGACTCGCAGGGAAGAGATCGCCGCCCGGTTGACGGCCGTCCGTGAGCGCATCGCGTCTGCCTGTGCCGAGGCCGGTCGAGCGCCCGACGACGTCCGCCTCATCGTCGTGACCAAGACCTACCCGAGCAGCGACGTAACGCTCCTGGCGAGCCTCGGTGTCAGCGATGTGGGCGAGAACCGCCACCCCGAGGCCGAGCGCAAGCGTGCCGAGGTAGGCGCCGATGGCGCCGGTCTGACCTGGCACTTCGTCGGTGGGCTGCAGACGAACAAGGCCGATGCCGTCGCGCGCTACACCGACGTCGTGCACTCCGTCGACCGGCTCAGGCTCGTACGCGCGCTCGGCAAGGGCGCCGAGAAGGCCGGCCGGGTGATCGACGTGCTCGTGCAGGTGAACCTCGAGGGACGCGACGACGATCCCGGTGGGCGGGCGGGTGCCGACCCGGGCGACGTCGAAGAGATCGCGGCGGCCGTCGAGGAGCATCCCGCCCTGCGCCTGCGCGGGACCATGGCGGTCGCACCGCTCGGAGGCGATGCCGGCGACGCGTTCACCCGACTCCGCAAGTGCGCCGACGCACTCGCCGAGAAGTACCCCCACGCCACGATCATGTCCGCAGGGATGAGCGGTGACCTCGAGGCCGCCATCAAGGCCGGCGCGACACACGTACGAATCGGGCGCGCGGTACTCGGAGAGCGCCCACCGCTCCGGTAG
- a CDS encoding cell division protein SepF: MAGAMRKMGVYLGLVEGSDQYDEVDDDFEDEPQRTPQAVRTAAPAEQSAAVTKLSERRRPTPLSSAPPITDLSRITTLHPRTFNEARTLGEEFRDGTPVIMNLSEMDGNDAKRLVDFAAGLVFAVHGAMERVTNKVFLLSPPNVSVAAEDKQRIAEGGFFNQS, from the coding sequence ATGGCTGGCGCAATGCGCAAGATGGGTGTGTATCTCGGTCTCGTCGAGGGCTCGGACCAGTACGACGAGGTCGACGACGACTTCGAGGACGAGCCGCAGCGTACTCCGCAGGCCGTTCGCACCGCCGCGCCCGCCGAGCAGTCGGCTGCCGTGACGAAGCTCTCAGAGCGCCGTCGTCCCACCCCGCTGTCGTCGGCCCCGCCGATCACCGACCTCTCGCGCATCACGACTCTGCACCCGCGGACCTTCAATGAGGCCCGCACGCTGGGCGAGGAGTTCCGCGACGGCACCCCCGTGATCATGAACCTCTCCGAGATGGACGGCAACGACGCGAAGCGTCTCGTCGACTTCGCCGCCGGCCTGGTCTTCGCCGTGCACGGTGCGATGGAGCGCGTCACGAACAAGGTATTCCTGCTCTCGCCGCCGAACGTCTCGGTTGCCGCTGAAGACAAGCAGCGGATCGCCGAAGGCGGATTCTTCAACCAGAGCTGA
- a CDS encoding RluA family pseudouridine synthase: protein MSELRSLPVPDGLAGERLDAAMARLLGLSRTRAAELVASGEVTVDGELPAKSLRLEAGSLLEVRLPEPRPSAEVVPATVDTLSIVHDDDDIVVIDKPVGVAAHPSVGWTGPTVVGHLAAAGFGIATSGAAERQGIVHRLDVGTSGLMVVAKSEHAYSVLKAAFKQRRVEKVYHALVQGHPDPWKGTVDAPIGRHPRHDWKFAVMADGRPSVTHYDTLEAHRYASLLEIVLETGRTHQIRVHLSALKHPCVGDLQYGADPRLAERVGLERQWLHAVRLGFEHPATGEHVTYASTYPDDLQHAVDVIRDAA from the coding sequence GTGAGCGAACTTCGTTCCCTTCCGGTCCCGGACGGACTGGCGGGGGAGCGGCTCGACGCCGCGATGGCCCGGTTGCTCGGTCTGTCGCGTACCCGTGCTGCCGAGCTGGTCGCATCAGGTGAGGTGACCGTCGACGGCGAGCTGCCGGCGAAGTCTCTCCGTCTCGAGGCGGGGTCGCTGCTGGAGGTACGTCTGCCCGAGCCTCGCCCGAGCGCCGAGGTCGTGCCCGCGACGGTCGACACCCTGTCGATCGTGCACGATGACGACGACATCGTGGTGATCGACAAACCGGTGGGGGTGGCCGCTCACCCCAGCGTCGGCTGGACCGGACCGACCGTCGTCGGCCACCTGGCCGCGGCCGGGTTCGGTATCGCGACCTCGGGTGCGGCCGAACGCCAAGGCATCGTGCACCGGCTCGACGTCGGCACCAGCGGGCTGATGGTGGTCGCGAAGTCCGAGCATGCGTACTCCGTACTCAAGGCGGCCTTCAAACAACGCCGGGTCGAGAAGGTCTACCACGCTCTCGTGCAGGGTCATCCCGACCCGTGGAAGGGTACGGTCGACGCGCCGATCGGGCGGCATCCGCGCCACGACTGGAAGTTCGCCGTGATGGCCGACGGACGGCCGAGCGTCACTCACTACGACACTCTCGAAGCACACCGCTACGCGAGTCTGCTGGAGATCGTGCTGGAGACCGGGCGTACGCATCAGATCAGGGTCCATCTCAGCGCGCTCAAGCACCCGTGCGTCGGCGATCTGCAGTACGGCGCCGACCCACGGCTGGCCGAGCGGGTCGGGCTGGAGCGGCAGTGGCTGCACGCGGTCCGGCTCGGCTTCGAGCATCCGGCGACCGGCGAGCACGTCACGTACGCCTCGACGTATCCCGATGACCTGCAGCATGCCGTCGATGTCATCCGCGATGCGGCTTAG